The following coding sequences are from one Microbulbifer sp. TB1203 window:
- a CDS encoding NAD(P)-dependent oxidoreductase gives MKIALIGASGFIGSSLLTEALERDHQVTALVAHPDKLQPRDGLTAVGIDVLDTGRLADRLAGHDAVISAFSGHAQEDVRGYYGRGIESILAATKRAGIERLLVVGGAGSLEVAPGVQMVDTPEFPAQWKESALGARDTLERLRGEEELEWTFLSPAALIEPGERTGNFRLGGDQLLVDGEGQSRISVQDYAVAMIDELEQPAHSRRRFSVAY, from the coding sequence ATGAAAATTGCACTGATCGGCGCCAGCGGATTTATTGGTTCCAGCCTGCTCACCGAGGCCCTGGAGCGCGACCACCAGGTTACCGCCCTGGTCGCCCACCCGGACAAACTGCAGCCCCGCGACGGCCTGACCGCGGTGGGCATCGACGTGCTCGACACCGGGCGTCTCGCCGATCGGCTGGCCGGCCACGACGCCGTGATCAGCGCCTTCAGCGGCCACGCCCAGGAGGATGTGCGCGGCTATTACGGCCGCGGCATCGAGTCGATCCTCGCAGCAACCAAACGTGCCGGGATAGAACGCCTGCTGGTGGTCGGCGGCGCCGGCAGCCTGGAGGTGGCGCCGGGGGTGCAAATGGTAGACACGCCGGAATTCCCGGCGCAGTGGAAGGAATCCGCGCTGGGCGCGCGCGACACCCTCGAGCGGCTACGCGGTGAAGAGGAACTGGAATGGACCTTCCTGAGCCCGGCGGCGCTGATCGAGCCCGGCGAGCGCACCGGCAATTTCCGCCTCGGCGGCGACCAGTTGCTGGTGGACGGCGAGGGCCAGAGCCGCATCTCGGTACAGGACTACGCCGTGGCAATGATCGACGAACTGGAACAGCCCGCGCACAGCCGCCGGCGGTTTAGCGTGGCTTACTGA
- a CDS encoding LysR family transcriptional regulator has product MANLLDINLNRLVVFVAVVETGSITAAAKRLGLAKTVVSAHIQKLEAEIGTHLLVRTTRRLHLTEAGTLFYEACEKILRDTEAAVSQVGSCVQQPRGRLRLSCPVDYAAAVVAPLAAQLCREYPELRVEILSSDQRIDMVAEGIDLAIRIGRLADSSHRAAQIAHFSEWLVAAPELFSGELPQSPEELGQCPFVGLSVLSNPLYWTFTANGVEETRRFNPAIMANTTGAVQAAVLAGAGIAVLPDYAVGEDIAAGRLVRLLPDWKLPGGGIYAVFPATAQRPQKVSVFIEALKKHYAG; this is encoded by the coding sequence ATGGCTAATCTGTTGGATATCAATCTCAACCGCTTGGTGGTCTTCGTGGCGGTAGTGGAGACCGGCTCCATCACTGCGGCGGCGAAGCGCCTGGGGCTGGCGAAGACGGTGGTCAGCGCGCATATACAAAAGCTGGAGGCGGAAATCGGCACCCACCTGCTGGTGCGCACCACCCGCCGGCTGCACCTGACCGAGGCCGGGACCCTGTTCTACGAGGCCTGCGAGAAGATACTGCGGGATACGGAAGCGGCCGTCTCCCAGGTGGGCAGTTGCGTCCAACAGCCCCGCGGCAGGCTGCGCCTGTCCTGCCCGGTGGACTACGCGGCCGCGGTGGTCGCACCGCTGGCGGCGCAACTGTGCCGGGAATACCCGGAACTGCGTGTGGAGATCCTCTCCAGCGACCAGCGCATAGATATGGTGGCGGAGGGAATAGACCTGGCCATTCGTATCGGCCGGCTGGCGGATTCCAGCCACCGCGCGGCGCAGATCGCGCATTTCAGTGAGTGGCTGGTGGCGGCGCCGGAGCTGTTCTCCGGAGAGTTGCCGCAGTCGCCCGAGGAACTGGGGCAGTGCCCCTTCGTCGGGTTATCGGTGCTGTCCAATCCCCTGTACTGGACCTTCACTGCAAACGGTGTTGAAGAGACCCGGCGGTTCAACCCGGCAATCATGGCCAACACCACCGGCGCGGTGCAGGCCGCAGTGCTGGCGGGCGCGGGCATCGCAGTACTGCCGGATTACGCGGTGGGCGAAGACATCGCCGCCGGGCGGTTGGTGCGGCTATTGCCGGACTGGAAACTGCCCGGCGGGGGGATCTATGCGGTGTTTCCCGCTACGGCACAG